Genomic DNA from Caloranaerobacter ferrireducens:
TCTTTACTTGAAAGTATTTTATTTGGTACTGTAAAAGGTAGCTTTACAGGAGCACTTGACAGACCAGGTCTATTTGAACAAGCTAATGGAGGAACTTTATTATTAGATGAGATCAATTCAATGGGCTTGACATTGCAATCTAAACTATTAAGAGTATTACAAGAAGGGTACATTAGAAGGGTAGGTGGTCTTAAAGATATTCCGATAGATGTAAGGATAATTGCGACTACTAATGAAGATCCGATAATTGCTATAGAGAAAGGTACTTTAAGAAAGGATTTATACTATCGTTTGAATGTTATATCAATAAAAGTTCCATCCTTAAGAGAACGAAAAGAAGATCTAAAATTACTATGCGATTATTTTATTAGAAAATATAATAAGAAACTTAATAAAGATGTTTGGATGATATCAGAGCACGTTTACGAACATTTTTTAAATTATACATGGCCTGGGAATGTAAGAGAACTAGAAAATCTAATCGAAGGAGCTATAAATTTTATATCTAAGGACGAACATGTACTTAAGAAAGAACATTTTCCTTCATATATTATTGAAGAAAGTACAGAAATTATTGATATTAAAGATAAAATAAATTTAGAAAATTCATTACCAGAAATTATCTCAGAAATTGAAAAAAAACTAATAATATTCGCATTAAAATCAGCTGGTAATAACATTACTAAAGCAGCAAACAAATTGAATATTAAACGACAGACCCTGCAGCATAAAATTAAAAAATATAAGATAAAATTATAAACGCAAATAAATTTGCATCTAGATGCAAATTTATTTGCGTTTTTTGTTATTTATAGTTTTATAATATGAAGAAAATTTTGATTTAACAAAAAAATATGTTGAAAAATAGCGAAAATAAAATTTCTTTAAAATAAAAGAAAATTGGCAGGTTAATTGCATAATACTAATGTTGATAAATTAAAAATAAAATTCGGAGGTGTTTTTATGGAAAATGTAAAAGTTATAATTTGGGGTTTTGGTGCTATGGGAAGTGGAATGGCTGAAATGTTACTTAAGAAGAAAGGTGTTGAGATAGTAGGAGTTTGTGATAGAAATGAAGCAAGAGTAAATAAGAGTATGTATGAAGTTTTAGGAGTAGAAAGAGGAGATAGACCAGAAGTTATTATTAAAGAAAATATAGAAGATGTAATTACTGAAAAATGTGCTGATGTAGTTCTTCTAGCGACAGATTCATTTACGAAAAATGCTTTTGATAAAATAAAATTCTGTTTAGAGAAGAAGATTAACGTGATTTCAACAGCAGAAGAAATGGCGTATCCAATGGCACAGTCACCAGAATTATCCAAAGAGATGGATAAAATTGCAAAGGAAAACGGTGTCACAGTTTTAGGTACAGGAATAAATCCTGGATTTATTATGGATTTATTAGTTATAGCATTAACAGGTGCATGTGAAGAAGTTAAACATATAAAGGCATCAAGAATTAATGATTTATCACCTTTTGGTCCAGCAGTTATGACAGAGCAAGGGGTTGGAACTACAGTAGACGAATTTAATAAGGGTGTTGAAGATGGTACATTAGCTGGTCATGTTGGTTTCCCAGAATCCATAAATATG
This window encodes:
- the ord gene encoding 2,4-diaminopentanoate dehydrogenase — its product is MENVKVIIWGFGAMGSGMAEMLLKKKGVEIVGVCDRNEARVNKSMYEVLGVERGDRPEVIIKENIEDVITEKCADVVLLATDSFTKNAFDKIKFCLEKKINVISTAEEMAYPMAQSPELSKEMDKIAKENGVTVLGTGINPGFIMDLLVIALTGACEEVKHIKASRINDLSPFGPAVMTEQGVGTTVDEFNKGVEDGTLAGHVGFPESINMIADAIGWEVSKIEQTKEPIISNVYRKTKYAEVQPGNVAGCRQMGYGYIGDELKIEMEHPQQILPEKEGVETGDYIWIKGTPNISMQIKPEIPGGIGTIAMCVNMIPHVINADPGLKTMLDLPVPRAIMGDMRELIKR
- a CDS encoding sigma-54 interaction domain-containing protein — its product is MIREKILQLVLQNILHYIDEGIHVIDNQGNTILYNDAMARLEGLDKESVLDKNILDIFPSLDENSSTLLTVMNTGRPIVNRNQTYLNYKGNKITTMNTTIPLFINDEKVGALEIAKDITKIKALSEQVIDLQQELFKKDRENVKPSIKRYTFENIIGNSSEIKKAIDIARKASMSDSTVLIYGETGTGKELFSQSIHYCGKRKNKPFIAQNCAALPESLLESILFGTVKGSFTGALDRPGLFEQANGGTLLLDEINSMGLTLQSKLLRVLQEGYIRRVGGLKDIPIDVRIIATTNEDPIIAIEKGTLRKDLYYRLNVISIKVPSLRERKEDLKLLCDYFIRKYNKKLNKDVWMISEHVYEHFLNYTWPGNVRELENLIEGAINFISKDEHVLKKEHFPSYIIEESTEIIDIKDKINLENSLPEIISEIEKKLIIFALKSAGNNITKAANKLNIKRQTLQHKIKKYKIKL